A window of the Vespa crabro chromosome 8, iyVesCrab1.2, whole genome shotgun sequence genome harbors these coding sequences:
- the LOC124426214 gene encoding larval cuticle protein LCP-22-like → MDPRRFIVARSLVAVCLLYATYCSAEKLSPDQKAPPFARGSGGLILKAPFEGGSQPAGSSNIDGVQREEKEDIKIVDGQPVRVVEGSFSYKSPEGLPVSFKYVADENGNKASFKFGTAAGGGNGIPGGGNGIPAPTGYPPRGPPNGVGNGKEPGIYLPPSSNKDKNVDRKYLPPQ, encoded by the exons ATGGATCCTCGTCGATTTATCGTCGCACGATCGTTG GTCGCCGTTTGTCTTCTATACGCGACTTACTGTTCGGCTGAAAAATTGTCACCCGATCAAAAGGCCCCACCTTTCGCTCGTGGCTCCGGTGGACTTATTTTGAAGGCACCCTTCGAAGGTGGAAGTCAACCGGCAGGTTCGAGTAACATTGACGGAGTtcaaagggaagaaaaggaagatattaaaatcgttGACGGTCAACCGGTTCGCGTTGTGGAAGGAAGTTTCTCTTATAAGAGCCCTGAAGGACTTCCTGTGTCTTTTAA GTACGTCGCCGATGAAAACGGAAACAAAGCCAGCTTCAAATTTGGTACAGCCGCTGGAGGTGGTAATGGAATTCCTGGAGGTGGTAATGGAATTCCGGCTCCTACGGGTTATCCACCGAGGGGACCACCCAATGGCGTTGGCAATGGCAAGGAACCAGGAATATATTTGCCACCAAGTTCCAATAAGGACAAGAAcgtcgatagaaaatatcttCCACCGCAATAA
- the LOC124426016 gene encoding S-phase kinase-associated protein 2-like — translation MEKSLCTSREMVVDKSVLSKNIYTSRKGINRFKNIKKSDNVFPNVGDVRNIFFFRNKRISSCVGDDDFNDKLSNELILLIFKWLPKKDLIQCTMVCKRWREITYNEILWNNLDLCRKTLNEITLQQILSKGVRILRLAQAKIITSLIKEENNHFDNDYTYKLQYLDISMAMILPDNLANLLSKCKHLKKLSLESCTLNAACCKELSYCTKLSVLNLGMCEGIDLKGVLHILKLRSLTELNVAWCSLDKEPVTILCKMLPPTIVRFNISGCKEIIDHNVEELVKSCPDMIELDLSDCAVLTDKAISNILNLTKLEHLSLSRCYNISALSYLELEHMPRIEYLDIFNMLPKSLPKKLKINNFLFSSIARPTIGNQSGTIWGLRVRN, via the exons ATGGAAAAAAGTCTTTGCACTTCAAGAGAGATGGTCGTTGATAAGTCTGTTCtgtctaaaaatatttatacttcgcgaaaaggaataaatcgttttaaaaatattaaaaaaagtgaTAATGTTTTCCCTAATGTCGGTGACGTtaggaatatatttttctttaggaACAAACGTATATCATCCTGCGTGGGAGACGATGATTTTAATGACAAACTAtcgaatgaattaatattattaatatttaaatggttGCCTAAGAAAGATCtg ATACAGTGTACGATGGTTTGCAAGAGATGGCGTGAAATAACgtacaatgaaatattatggAACAATTTAGATTTATGTCGGAAGACTTTAAACGAAATTACGTTGCaacaaatattatcaaaaggCGTACGAATTTTAAGACTTGCACAAGCAAAGATTATAACATCTCTGattaaagaagagaataatcattttgataacgattatacgtaCAAATTACAATACTTAGATATTTCTATGGCAATGATATTACCGGATAATCTGGCAAATTTATTATCCAAAtgtaaacatttaaaaaaattatctttggAAAGTTGTACTTTGAATGCAGCATGCTGTAAAGAATTAAGTTATTGCACTAAATTATCGGTATTGAATTTGGGCATGTGCGAGGGAATAGATCTTAAGGGTGTCTTACATATACTTAAACTCAGaag CTTAACCGAACTCAACGTGGCATGGTGTTCATTGGATAAAGAACCTGTTActattttatgtaaaatgcTTCCACCTACTATTGTTCGCTTTAATATTTCCGgatgtaaagaaataatagatcaCA aTGTCGAAGAATTGGTAAAATCCTGTCCAGATATGATAGAATTAGATTTAAGCGACTGTGCGGTACTTACCGACAAAgcaatttcaaatattctgAATTTGACGAAATTAGAACATTTGTCGTTAAGTCGTTGTTATAACATATCTGCATTATCGTATTTAGAATTGGAACATATGCCGCGTATAGAGTATttggatatatttaatatgttacCAAAGTCATTgccgaagaaattaaaaattaataactttctATTTAGTTCTATCGCAAGACCCACTATAGGAAATCAAAGTGGGACTATTTGGGGCCTTCGAGTTAGAAattag
- the LOC124426014 gene encoding S-phase kinase-associated protein 2-like isoform X2, producing the protein MSQQTYSSPWWNSKRVRMDDGCNNLNSTFNSTSKNNTRWSYNADSSLVEPEILEDMGVSMLEDEAINCDNVNKVQSPDCTVSLTNADNNKRLPLNDNGIYDSEQKSLYRGTSFETVTIERLEQDPYDTDNPCNYGHTNESGYGSRVEVEVFGDIKDDYGKEKKLNASSNKDSLDHFYLYRRKRKLSHEGDDEFNKLSDEMILMIFRWLPKRCLVRCMLVCKRWCQIARDEALWSRLDLGSKVLNEGTLEHILPRGVQILRLAQAEIADPIFKDSTEVLNSNYVCKLQYLDLSMAVISADGLANLLSKCKYLKKLSLESCILNMACCNAISLNIDMTVLNLSMCEGLDLECVTDLIKLRSLTALNVAWCSLDAESVSLLCKSLPPSLTRLNISGCRKTMTDDNIKDLVKSCPEIVELDLSDCTLLTMNTVPNLLNFSKLEHLSLSRCYSIPPSTYIRLAYMPCLMYLDVFGLMSEPMLKSVQSNCGETEINKFLYSSVARPTVGVRRTSIWGLRVRD; encoded by the exons ATGAGCCAACAAACATACTCTTCACCATGGTGGAACAG taAACGAGTACGTATGGATGATGGCTGTAATAACTTAAATAGTACATTTAATAGTACATCAAAGAATAATACAAGATGGTCTTACAATGCTGATAGTAGTCTTGTTGAGCCAGAAATATTAGAAGATATGGGAGTTAGTATGCTAGAGGATGAAGCAATCAACTGTGATAACGTTAACAAAGTACAATCTCCGGATTGTACTGTTTCTCTAACTAATgcggataataataaacggtTACCATTAAATGATAATGGGATTTACGATTCGGAACAAAAATCTCTGTACAGAGGTACCAGTTTTGAAACTGTCACTATCGAAAG gCTAGAACAGGATCCATATGATACAGACAATCCATGCAATTATGGACATACGAATGAATCTGGTTATGGTTCAAGGGTGGAGGTTGAAGTATTTGGGGATATTAAAGATGATtatggtaaagaaaaaaaattaaatgcttCATCAAATAAGGATAGTTTAGATCATTTTTACTTGtatagaaggaaaagaaaattgtcacATGAAGGAGACGACGAATTCAACAAACTATCTGatgaaatgattttaatgatattcagATGGTTACCTAAGAGATGCTTA GTACGTTGCATGTTAGTATGTAAAAGATGGTGTCAAATAGCAAGAGACGAGGCATTATGGAGTAGACTGGATTTAGGTAGTAAAGTATTAAATGAAGGGACATTGGAACATATATTGCCACGTGGTGTTCAAATCCTAAGGCTTGCCCAGGCTGAAATTGCAGATCCAATATTTAAAGACAGCACTGAAGTTTTAAATAGTAATTATGTCTGTAAACTACAATATTTGGATCTTTCTATGGCAGTAATATCAGCTGATGGTTTAGCAAATTTATTGTCTAAatgcaaatatttaaaaaaattatcattggAAAGTTGTATTTTGAATATGGCATGCTGTAATGCGATAAGTTTAAATATTGACATGACCGTGTTGAATTTATCTATGTGCGAAGGACTAGATCTTGAATGTGTTAcagatttaattaaacttaGGAG CTTAACTGCTCTCAATGTGGCATGGTGTTCATTGGATGCAgagtctgtctctcttttgtgTAAATCACTTCCGCCTTCCCTTACACGGTTGAATATATCCGGATGCCGAAAAACTATGACAGACGATA ATATCAAAGATTTGGTCAAATCTTGTCCAGAGATTGTAGAATTAGATTTAAGCGATTGTACGCTGCTTACCATGAATACAGTTCCTAATCttctaaatttttctaaattggAACACTTGTCATTAAGTCGTTGTTATAGCATACCACCGTCAACTTATATCAGATTAGCTTATATGCCATGCCTAATGTATTTGGATGTGTTTGGCTTGATGTCAGAACCAATGTTAAAATCGGTACAATCTAATTGTGGGGAAACTGAAATTAATAAGTTCCTATATAGTTCTGTCGCAAGACCAACAGTTGGCGTTCGAAGAACAAGTATTTGGGGTCTTAGAGTTCGAGactga
- the LOC124426014 gene encoding S-phase kinase-associated protein 2-like isoform X1, producing MNSGMVEHTRLGQKDIKNSEEFSPPESKRVRMDDGCNNLNSTFNSTSKNNTRWSYNADSSLVEPEILEDMGVSMLEDEAINCDNVNKVQSPDCTVSLTNADNNKRLPLNDNGIYDSEQKSLYRGTSFETVTIERLEQDPYDTDNPCNYGHTNESGYGSRVEVEVFGDIKDDYGKEKKLNASSNKDSLDHFYLYRRKRKLSHEGDDEFNKLSDEMILMIFRWLPKRCLVRCMLVCKRWCQIARDEALWSRLDLGSKVLNEGTLEHILPRGVQILRLAQAEIADPIFKDSTEVLNSNYVCKLQYLDLSMAVISADGLANLLSKCKYLKKLSLESCILNMACCNAISLNIDMTVLNLSMCEGLDLECVTDLIKLRSLTALNVAWCSLDAESVSLLCKSLPPSLTRLNISGCRKTMTDDNIKDLVKSCPEIVELDLSDCTLLTMNTVPNLLNFSKLEHLSLSRCYSIPPSTYIRLAYMPCLMYLDVFGLMSEPMLKSVQSNCGETEINKFLYSSVARPTVGVRRTSIWGLRVRD from the exons ATGAATTCCGGCATGGTGGAGCACACGAGACTCGGTCAGAAGGATATCAAGAATTCCGAGGAATTTTCGCCGCCAGAGAG taAACGAGTACGTATGGATGATGGCTGTAATAACTTAAATAGTACATTTAATAGTACATCAAAGAATAATACAAGATGGTCTTACAATGCTGATAGTAGTCTTGTTGAGCCAGAAATATTAGAAGATATGGGAGTTAGTATGCTAGAGGATGAAGCAATCAACTGTGATAACGTTAACAAAGTACAATCTCCGGATTGTACTGTTTCTCTAACTAATgcggataataataaacggtTACCATTAAATGATAATGGGATTTACGATTCGGAACAAAAATCTCTGTACAGAGGTACCAGTTTTGAAACTGTCACTATCGAAAG gCTAGAACAGGATCCATATGATACAGACAATCCATGCAATTATGGACATACGAATGAATCTGGTTATGGTTCAAGGGTGGAGGTTGAAGTATTTGGGGATATTAAAGATGATtatggtaaagaaaaaaaattaaatgcttCATCAAATAAGGATAGTTTAGATCATTTTTACTTGtatagaaggaaaagaaaattgtcacATGAAGGAGACGACGAATTCAACAAACTATCTGatgaaatgattttaatgatattcagATGGTTACCTAAGAGATGCTTA GTACGTTGCATGTTAGTATGTAAAAGATGGTGTCAAATAGCAAGAGACGAGGCATTATGGAGTAGACTGGATTTAGGTAGTAAAGTATTAAATGAAGGGACATTGGAACATATATTGCCACGTGGTGTTCAAATCCTAAGGCTTGCCCAGGCTGAAATTGCAGATCCAATATTTAAAGACAGCACTGAAGTTTTAAATAGTAATTATGTCTGTAAACTACAATATTTGGATCTTTCTATGGCAGTAATATCAGCTGATGGTTTAGCAAATTTATTGTCTAAatgcaaatatttaaaaaaattatcattggAAAGTTGTATTTTGAATATGGCATGCTGTAATGCGATAAGTTTAAATATTGACATGACCGTGTTGAATTTATCTATGTGCGAAGGACTAGATCTTGAATGTGTTAcagatttaattaaacttaGGAG CTTAACTGCTCTCAATGTGGCATGGTGTTCATTGGATGCAgagtctgtctctcttttgtgTAAATCACTTCCGCCTTCCCTTACACGGTTGAATATATCCGGATGCCGAAAAACTATGACAGACGATA ATATCAAAGATTTGGTCAAATCTTGTCCAGAGATTGTAGAATTAGATTTAAGCGATTGTACGCTGCTTACCATGAATACAGTTCCTAATCttctaaatttttctaaattggAACACTTGTCATTAAGTCGTTGTTATAGCATACCACCGTCAACTTATATCAGATTAGCTTATATGCCATGCCTAATGTATTTGGATGTGTTTGGCTTGATGTCAGAACCAATGTTAAAATCGGTACAATCTAATTGTGGGGAAACTGAAATTAATAAGTTCCTATATAGTTCTGTCGCAAGACCAACAGTTGGCGTTCGAAGAACAAGTATTTGGGGTCTTAGAGTTCGAGactga
- the LOC124426014 gene encoding lysine-specific demethylase 2A-like isoform X3 yields MNSGMVEHTRLGQKDIKNSEEFSPPESKRVRMDDGCNNLNSTFNSTSKNNTRWSYNADSSLVEPEILEDMGVSMLEDEAINCDNVNKVQSPDCTVSLTNADNNKRLPLNDNGIYDSEQKSLYRGTSFETVTIERLEQDPYDTDNPCNYGHTNESGYGSRVEVEVFGDIKDDYGKEKKLNASSNKDSLDHFYLYRRKRKLSHEGDDEFNKLSDEMILMIFRWLPKRCLVRCMLVCKRWCQIARDEALWSRLDLGSKVLNEGTLEHILPRGVQILRLAQAEIADPIFKDSTEVLNSNYVCKLQYLDLSMAVISADGLANLLSKCKYLKKLSLESCILNMACCNAISLNIDMTVLNLSMCEGLDLECVTDLIKLRSLTALNVAWCSLDAESVSLLCKSLPPSLTRLNISGCRKTMTDDKFICFRYQRFGQILSRDCRIRFKRLYAAYHEYSS; encoded by the exons ATGAATTCCGGCATGGTGGAGCACACGAGACTCGGTCAGAAGGATATCAAGAATTCCGAGGAATTTTCGCCGCCAGAGAG taAACGAGTACGTATGGATGATGGCTGTAATAACTTAAATAGTACATTTAATAGTACATCAAAGAATAATACAAGATGGTCTTACAATGCTGATAGTAGTCTTGTTGAGCCAGAAATATTAGAAGATATGGGAGTTAGTATGCTAGAGGATGAAGCAATCAACTGTGATAACGTTAACAAAGTACAATCTCCGGATTGTACTGTTTCTCTAACTAATgcggataataataaacggtTACCATTAAATGATAATGGGATTTACGATTCGGAACAAAAATCTCTGTACAGAGGTACCAGTTTTGAAACTGTCACTATCGAAAG gCTAGAACAGGATCCATATGATACAGACAATCCATGCAATTATGGACATACGAATGAATCTGGTTATGGTTCAAGGGTGGAGGTTGAAGTATTTGGGGATATTAAAGATGATtatggtaaagaaaaaaaattaaatgcttCATCAAATAAGGATAGTTTAGATCATTTTTACTTGtatagaaggaaaagaaaattgtcacATGAAGGAGACGACGAATTCAACAAACTATCTGatgaaatgattttaatgatattcagATGGTTACCTAAGAGATGCTTA GTACGTTGCATGTTAGTATGTAAAAGATGGTGTCAAATAGCAAGAGACGAGGCATTATGGAGTAGACTGGATTTAGGTAGTAAAGTATTAAATGAAGGGACATTGGAACATATATTGCCACGTGGTGTTCAAATCCTAAGGCTTGCCCAGGCTGAAATTGCAGATCCAATATTTAAAGACAGCACTGAAGTTTTAAATAGTAATTATGTCTGTAAACTACAATATTTGGATCTTTCTATGGCAGTAATATCAGCTGATGGTTTAGCAAATTTATTGTCTAAatgcaaatatttaaaaaaattatcattggAAAGTTGTATTTTGAATATGGCATGCTGTAATGCGATAAGTTTAAATATTGACATGACCGTGTTGAATTTATCTATGTGCGAAGGACTAGATCTTGAATGTGTTAcagatttaattaaacttaGGAG CTTAACTGCTCTCAATGTGGCATGGTGTTCATTGGATGCAgagtctgtctctcttttgtgTAAATCACTTCCGCCTTCCCTTACACGGTTGAATATATCCGGATGCCGAAAAACTATGACAGACGATA AATTTATCTGTTTTAGATATCAAAGATTTGGTCAAATCTTGTCCAGAGATTGTAGAATTAGATTTAAGCGATTGTACGCTGCTTACCATGAATACAGTTCCTAA
- the LOC124426017 gene encoding uncharacterized protein LOC124426017 → MSVSSRTDSKTISKNQTDKPPFKLCFSKQQPIGRSDAYITKTNANFVTPKFYSREFEDLQKIDVDDTIKRLTNEEEKIPKEVYRWPLLTSHTYGWWHEKGIEPKDQRFNFHKRTSDLVSFQMKIYAEDKKTKVPDPRLAYRTPILREGYSKDKFYDKRNRLSKDRPNGE, encoded by the exons ATGTCGGTGAGTTCGCGAACGGATTCGAAAACGATTTCGAAAAATCAAACGGATAAGCCACCCTTCAAACTTTGTTTCTCCAAACAACAACCAATTGGACGATCGGATGCTTACATTACAAAAACTAATG CGAACTTTGTAACgccaaaattttattcgagagAATTCGAGGATTTGCAGAAGATCGATGTCGACGATACGATTAAACGATTAAccaacgaagaagagaaaattccAAAGGAAGTTTATCGTTGGCCGTTATTGACAAGTCACAC TTATGGCTGGTGGCACGAAAAAGGCATAGAACCTAAGGATCAAAGATTTAATTTTCACAAGAGAACGTCGGATTTAGTGAGCTTTCAAATGAAGATATATGCCGAGGATAAAAAGACGAAAGTACCTGATCCTCGATTGGCCTATCGTACACCGATCCTTCGAGAAGGTTATTCCAAGGataaattttacgataaaagaaatcgttTGTCCAAGGATAGGCCAAATGGCGAATGA